One Bemisia tabaci chromosome 7, PGI_BMITA_v3 DNA window includes the following coding sequences:
- the LOC140225096 gene encoding uncharacterized protein has protein sequence MIVNFLLQYEKEPNQKIDIISNYETNCKRIFVDDEERRGISKFDRNKKAVFFEEQQTFEIDRLYEERTSEDRARILARFISHAFLICETNGFNLLFSREHLKYFLATHKRYVGIEDFKHVNQFDIDSYNAPNINGRNVSKQLFGAASRRAENVNNSNGANNKSSSGRNFNKKGILKTARNNILIEYLRSPRNFANSFSRCEEDDVEALQFIVQNDLNLPRDWYEGMYLNENDPEKNLNNRFPIYKTDADNTQVMDGYRKIAINDKERALIFLSPNCVLSLKGQRFVLPHPNICREFSEKTLQLLSSNGIDYIFVEILTPKTLVIDLLYVSVSSKKKKWANEYVEELVQKFSCLSHDERLECARWLLPEMLVVEDFQSNDYDGNYIRKFSGPTGNESYIFRRPNHNMAAIGMQRNNILLACFDDDAARLIYKLNVPIFGSIAQLFGVIPLNFQRAAIRNCNNDTGEKIRRLGTNLPTIELNGKLIEIQNLKQSDLIDPSVWIGQNVYCAANTDKIALFETAILVEYKESFLNVKDQEKIISAPSTAKLVREVDRKPYESSSTEEKKTTSGTIPAEKVMAYIEDPRSRHQLIDLLVRFSGGQDFLRNLQDRFTKENLPNDLNLGF, from the coding sequence ATGATCGTAAATTTCCTCTTGCAATACGAGAAGGAACCAAACCAAAAGATCGATATTATTTCGAACTATGAAACAAATTGTAAAAGAATTTTCGTTGACGATGAAGAAAGACGCGGAATTTCTAAATTTGATCGTAATAAGAAAGCAGTATTTTTCGAAGAGCAACAAACTTTTGAGATAGATCGATTGTATGAAGAAAGAACTTCAGAAGATCGTGCTCGAATCCTCGCTCGTTTCATCAGTCATGCTTTTCTCATATGCGAAACTAACGGTTTCAATTTACTATTCTCGCGTGAGCATCTCAAATACTTTCTCGCGACCCATAAACGCTACGTTGGAATCGAAGATTTCAAACACGTGAATCAATTTGATATCGATTCCTACAATGCTCCTAATATTAACGGTAGAAACGTATCGAAACAATTATTTGGAGCGGCTAGCCGACGGGCGGAAAATGTAAACAACAGTAACGGCGCTAACAATAAGAGTTCAAGCGGAaggaattttaacaaaaaaggaATTCTTAAAACCGCTCGCAATAATATACTCATCGAATATCTTCGTTCTCCGCGGAATTTTGCTAACAGCTTTTCAAGATGCGAAGAAGATGATGTAGAGGCATTGCAATTCATCGTGCAGAATGATTTAAATCTCCCACGTGATTGGTATGAGGGTATGTATTTAAACGAAAATGatcctgaaaaaaatttgaacaaccGTTTTCCAATTTACAAAACGGATGCCGATAATACACAAGTCATGGACGGGTACAGGAAAATAGCCATTAACGACAAAGAACGAGCTCTAATATTCTTGAGCCCGAATTGCGTGTTAAGTTTGAAAGGCCAGCGTTTTGTTTTACCACACCCCAACATTTGTCGAGAATTTTCGGAGAAAACTCTACAATTGTTATCTAGTAACGGTATTGACTACATATTTGTAGAAATTTTAACTCCGAAAACGTTAGTGATCGATCTGTTGTACGTTTCTGtgagtagtaaaaaaaaaaaatgggcaaACGAATATGTAGAAGAATTGGTgcaaaaattttcatgtctaaGCCATGATGAGAGATTGGAATGTGCTCGTTGGTTACTACCGGAAATGCTTGTTGTCGAAGACTTCCAAAGCAACGACTATGACGGTAATTATATAcgtaaattttcaggacctaCCGGTAATGAATCGTATATTTTTCGAAGACCGAACCATAATATGGCGGCAATAGGTATGCAAAGAAACAATATTTTGCTGGCTTGTTTTGATGATGATGCTGCACGTCTCATTTACAAACTTAACGTGCCAATCTTTGGATCCATAGCTCAACTCTTCGGTGTTATACCGTTAAATTTTCAACGAGCGGCTATTCGGAATTGCAATAATGACACTGGGGAGAAGATTAGAAGGCTTGGAACGAACCTTCCGACAATTGAACTGAACGGAAAACTCATCGAGATCCAAAATCTAAAACAGTCCGATTTGATCGACCCTTCGGTGTGGATTGGACAGAATGTGTACTGCGCAGCAAATACAGATAAAATTGCTCTTTTTGAAACAGCCATCCTTGTTGAGTATAAAGAATCATTCCTCAATGTCAAGGATCAAGAAAAGATAATATCCGCTCCATCAACTGCTAAATTAGTGAGAGAGGTTGATCGCAAACCTTACGAAAGTTCCTCTACTGAGGAGAAGAAGACTACTTCCGGGACAATTCCTGCGGAAAAAGTAATGGCCTACATTGAAGATCCGAGATCCAGGCATCAACTTATAGATTTGCTCGTCAGATTTTCTGGCGGTCAAGATTTTTTGAGAAACCTTCAAGACAGGTTCACGAAAGAAAACTTACCGAACGATTTGAATTTGGGGTTCTAA
- the LOC140225068 gene encoding uncharacterized protein gives MVGKTSIKHLTRSIRETFSNGSEAARAEIETLLRNADTGVDIADAAFRRIKLTKRNGVLFANEVHLSKFAKILRSGDLVRLLKVAGIKHTVTVAQKKAFTDIMGETAETTLHSIKEMSRSLKKKKPHLDVTDDTMSSMSKAAKAEVQEIEKAVSKKFYKKPLVKLTLGTILVTSTGFVMHALRERKGCWMITTIDQKNSSCKIQAFSCDKSISDKSVMCRTPSIQNYYNDTLQLMNIFQQGNEKELAKLKNYLTIPTDQFDLMKLLENNFDDISKYFQDPNNRLQLEPCSLTDNRIEGAGREICRMCDPAANPKSTAFINPMQYAENITFVCVANPNVLDVISDIVVTTGVNLWDTVSFPGVLRTFKYVVLAILIFMLLTSIVIPIYRIFNAPQQQGYILHQDEA, from the coding sequence ATGGTGGGGAAAACGTCTATCAAACATTTAACGCGATCCATCAGGGAAACGTTTAGCAACGGGTCAGAAGCAGCACGTGCGGAAATCGAAACGCTCTTAAGGAATGCCGATACAGGAGTGGATATTGCGGATGCAGCTTTCAGAAGAATTAAGTTAACGAAGAGAAATGGTGTCCTGTTTGCCAACGAAGTTCACTTATCAAAGTTTGCAAAAATTCTACGTAGCGGTGATCTGGTCCGTCTACTGAAAGTTGCAGGAATAAAACACACAGTGACGGTTGCTCAAAAAAAAGCATTCACTGATATAATGGGCGAAACAGCCGAAACAACCCTCCATTCGATAAAGGAAATGTCGCGAagcttgaagaagaaaaaacctcaTCTAGACGTTACGGATGACACAATGAGCTCCATGTCGAAAGCAGCTAAAGCAGAAGTCCAGGAAATTGAGAAAGCCGTCtcgaaaaaattttacaagaagcCGCTTGTAAAACTCACATTGGGAACTATCCTCGTCACCTCGACGGGATTCGTCATGCATGCTCTTCGCGAACGGAAAGGATGTTGGATGATAACTACAATTGATCAAAAAAATTCATCGTGTAAAATTCAAGCGTTCTCTTGTGACAAAAGCATTTCTGACAAATCGGTGATGTGTAGGACTCCATCGATCCAAAATTATTATAACGACACGTTacaacttatgaacatttttcaacaGGGCAATGAGAAAGAATTAGCTAAACTAAAAAATTACCTCACGATACCAACAGATCAGTTCGATTTGATGAAACTactagaaaataattttgatgataTTTCCAAGTATTTCCAAGATCCGAACAATCGTTTACAGTTGGAACCTTGTTCTTTGACCGATAATAGAATCGAGGGCGCGGGCAGGGAGATTTGTCGCATGTGCGACCCGGCTGCAAATCCGAAAAGTACTGCCTTCATCAATCCAATGCAGTACgctgaaaatattacttttgtCTGTGTCGCAAACCCGAACGTGTTGGATGTCATCAGTGATATTGTTGTAACTACTGGAGTGAATCTTTGGGACACGGTAAGCTTCCCTGGAGTGCTACGAACTTTTAAGTACGTCGTTCTCGCTATTCTAATATTTATGCTTCTAACTTCAATTGTTATTCCTATTTACCGAATTTTCAATGCACCACAACAACAAGGATACATCCTTCATCAAGACGAGGCGTAA